From a single Paenibacillus sp. FSL W8-0426 genomic region:
- a CDS encoding DJ-1/PfpI family protein has translation MKTHLLLFEGYVSFEIMLASYFMKTQGEIVTVAPDRGPLRSYEGLSVNPDHLFTELNPAEVELLIIPGGDVTSLLDRQPLFEWLRALDRNGSALAAICAGTLLLGKAGLLAGRSFTTNAETEMRTITSEGHYMDANVVVDGRLVTAKAQGYVDFGIELGKVMEIYSGPEDLAETVEVFKYFGDSK, from the coding sequence ATGAAGACACATCTATTGCTTTTCGAAGGTTATGTTTCCTTTGAAATCATGCTGGCAAGTTATTTTATGAAAACGCAAGGGGAAATCGTAACGGTGGCGCCGGATCGGGGACCGCTTCGATCTTACGAGGGATTGTCCGTCAACCCGGACCACCTTTTCACAGAGCTGAACCCGGCTGAAGTCGAATTGCTTATCATTCCTGGCGGTGATGTCACATCGCTGCTTGACAGGCAGCCGCTGTTTGAATGGCTGCGGGCGCTCGATCGGAATGGATCGGCGCTGGCCGCCATTTGTGCAGGCACATTGCTGCTGGGCAAGGCCGGCTTATTAGCGGGACGCTCCTTCACAACCAATGCAGAGACGGAAATGAGGACCATCACTTCGGAAGGGCATTACATGGATGCAAACGTGGTCGTTGACGGGCGTCTCGTTACGGCCAAAGCGCAAGGATACGTTGATTTCGGCATTGAGCTCGGCAAGGTCATGGAGATCTATTCGGGTCCGGAAGATTTAGCGGAGACGGTCGAAGTATTCAAGTATTTTGGCGACTCAAAATGA
- a CDS encoding nucleotidyltransferase family protein: MIRLEDRLKEDISEYAQLLQDLRRVRALGLPQCYIGAGYIRNYIWDRLHGYKHRDSHTDIDVVYYDPEDVREERDVQIENVLRRETGNPLWSVKNQARMHLRNGTEPYQSTSDALRHWPEVVTAVGARLNEQDQLDICAPHGLEDLYGLIVRRSPFFADRSAYLRRVEGKNWHLQWPKLTIIRD; this comes from the coding sequence ATGATACGGTTGGAGGATCGGCTGAAAGAGGACATCTCCGAATACGCGCAGCTTCTGCAGGATCTGCGGCGGGTACGGGCGCTTGGCTTGCCTCAATGCTACATTGGCGCGGGATATATTCGCAATTATATATGGGATCGTTTGCATGGTTATAAGCATCGCGACTCGCATACCGATATCGACGTAGTTTATTATGATCCGGAGGATGTGCGGGAAGAACGGGACGTGCAGATCGAGAACGTTCTTCGTCGTGAAACGGGGAATCCGCTCTGGTCGGTGAAAAATCAGGCCCGGATGCATCTGCGCAACGGTACGGAGCCGTATCAATCGACGTCGGATGCCCTTCGGCATTGGCCCGAGGTGGTAACGGCGGTAGGCGCTCGCCTGAATGAGCAGGACCAACTCGACATTTGCGCGCCGCACGGACTGGAAGACTTGTACGGTTTGATTGTGCGTCGAAGTCCCTTTTTTGCGGACCGGAGCGCATATTTGCGGCGTGTGGAAGGCAAAAATTGGCATCTACAGTGGCCGAAACTGACGATTATTCGGGATTAG
- a CDS encoding YdcF family protein: MKQFMRSKGWILDIVLVVSFMLFLSFWGARFPVMFFGMLSAAFIVLRRIDYKRHVVFKRILLIGFGIAAVSFVIIEALVFTQLHSDDPEEADYVIILGSGIKGTELSLTLKQRLDASLDYIRAHPDIPVIVSGGQGPGESITEALAMRTYLVEEQGIDPGQVLMEDKSTSTQENLAFSKKIIEDAGNEHPEIMLVTSDYHMFRAKYLASKNGYASAYGISAPSPMHLKPVNMIREYFAAIKAFL, encoded by the coding sequence ATGAAACAATTCATGCGCAGCAAAGGGTGGATATTGGATATCGTTTTAGTGGTTAGTTTTATGCTCTTTTTATCGTTCTGGGGAGCACGGTTTCCCGTCATGTTTTTCGGCATGCTCAGCGCGGCGTTCATCGTTCTGCGCCGTATTGATTATAAGAGACACGTGGTGTTCAAAAGAATTCTGCTGATCGGCTTCGGCATCGCTGCCGTTTCGTTCGTCATCATAGAGGCCCTCGTATTTACCCAGCTGCACTCGGATGATCCCGAAGAGGCCGATTATGTCATCATTCTCGGATCAGGCATCAAAGGCACAGAGCTCTCGCTGACCTTGAAGCAGCGACTGGATGCCAGCCTGGACTACATACGCGCTCACCCGGATATTCCCGTCATTGTATCGGGCGGTCAAGGACCGGGGGAATCCATCACCGAGGCGCTCGCCATGAGAACATACCTTGTTGAGGAACAGGGCATCGATCCGGGACAGGTGCTGATGGAAGACAAGTCGACCAGCACGCAGGAGAATCTCGCCTTTTCCAAAAAGATCATTGAAGATGCAGGGAACGAACATCCTGAAATCATGCTGGTAACGAGCGACTACCACATGTTCAGGGCCAAATACCTGGCTTCCAAAAACGGATATGCATCAGCATACGGCATTTCGGCGCCTTCGCCGATGCATCTGAAGCCGGTCAACATGATCCGCGAGTATTTCGCGGCGATCAAGGCCTTTCTCTAG
- a CDS encoding DMT family transporter, giving the protein MILPITLVLASGMAHAIWSMFTKRSLNKSVFLWSIMMIPTVILLPTLVMELAEQTLSTVAYGLLVVSMALQALYSWLLSKTYVLGDLSQIYPIMRGTSTLLVPLIGVVFLREALSPAGWIGIACMLGGFVALSGIGGRSVAGHSGVQGLKPVLMALCVGLCTTSYVFVDKLNLEHLSPLSLLEVTNIGFVAGLTPAMLASKQLRQEWKANRSTILLGALLNPGSYLLFLFALEQAPMARLGPLREVGTVFAAFLGILLLKEQQGRKRILCSIVIFGGILLIGMWG; this is encoded by the coding sequence ATGATTTTGCCGATTACGCTGGTGTTGGCATCCGGCATGGCTCATGCGATATGGAGCATGTTTACGAAACGGAGCTTGAACAAAAGCGTTTTTCTTTGGTCGATAATGATGATTCCGACGGTGATTTTGCTTCCCACATTAGTCATGGAGCTTGCGGAACAAACACTGTCCACCGTGGCATACGGATTGTTGGTGGTATCTATGGCGCTGCAGGCGCTGTATTCGTGGCTGTTGTCCAAGACGTACGTTCTGGGCGACCTGTCACAAATTTATCCGATTATGCGGGGGACGAGCACGCTGCTGGTCCCGCTGATCGGCGTCGTTTTTTTGAGGGAAGCGCTGTCCCCGGCGGGATGGATCGGCATTGCCTGCATGCTTGGCGGTTTTGTTGCGTTGAGCGGCATCGGCGGCAGGTCAGTGGCGGGCCATTCCGGAGTACAGGGGTTGAAACCGGTGCTGATGGCGCTTTGCGTCGGGCTGTGTACCACCAGCTACGTGTTTGTGGACAAGTTGAATCTGGAACACCTTTCGCCGTTGTCCCTGCTTGAAGTAACCAACATCGGTTTCGTGGCGGGACTTACGCCGGCCATGCTTGCTTCAAAACAATTGCGGCAGGAATGGAAGGCCAATCGGTCGACCATCCTGCTTGGTGCGCTGCTGAACCCCGGGTCGTACCTGCTGTTCCTGTTTGCGCTGGAGCAGGCGCCGATGGCTCGTCTTGGCCCGCTGCGTGAGGTAGGGACGGTGTTTGCCGCCTTTCTCGGTATTTTGCTGCTGAAGGAGCAGCAGGGCAGGAAACGCATCCTTTGCTCGATCGTCATATTCGGCGGCATCTTGTTGATCGGCATGTGGGGATGA
- a CDS encoding metallophosphoesterase family protein, which produces MKQPLAFGKNGSFTIVQFTDLHWKDGRPEDERTRRMMETIVEAERPDLVVFTGDVIYTGPVDPGNQPCEHPEQAFRDAVSAIEERGIPWAFVYGNHDAENRITQQGLMDVIQEHDHSVTEPGPTSIAGLGNYALSIAGTDGKAAAQLYFLDSGAYSQIESIPGYGWVQPNQLQWLMDESTRANPGRARGEKLPALAFFHIPIPEYQYMWDTQTCYGVKHEPVCSAQVNSGLFAAMLEMGDVMGTFCGHDHVNDFHGTYHGIRLCYGRSSGHSTYGRDGMLRGARVIRLQEGQRSFDTWLRLEDGSTVAEQPEHAPETAAGQQQA; this is translated from the coding sequence ATGAAACAGCCATTGGCATTTGGGAAAAATGGAAGCTTTACGATCGTGCAGTTTACGGACTTGCACTGGAAAGACGGTCGGCCCGAAGACGAACGCACGCGCCGGATGATGGAAACGATCGTGGAGGCCGAACGGCCCGATCTCGTCGTGTTTACGGGAGACGTGATCTATACCGGCCCGGTCGATCCGGGCAATCAACCATGCGAGCATCCGGAGCAGGCATTCCGGGATGCGGTGTCCGCGATTGAGGAACGGGGCATCCCCTGGGCGTTTGTATACGGGAATCATGACGCGGAGAATCGGATCACCCAGCAGGGGCTGATGGACGTCATTCAGGAACATGACCACAGCGTCACCGAACCCGGGCCGACGTCCATTGCCGGATTGGGCAATTATGCGTTATCCATCGCCGGTACGGACGGCAAGGCGGCAGCGCAGCTGTATTTTCTGGATTCGGGCGCCTATTCGCAGATCGAATCCATCCCCGGTTACGGCTGGGTTCAGCCGAATCAGCTCCAGTGGCTGATGGATGAATCCACACGCGCCAATCCCGGCCGCGCACGCGGGGAGAAGCTGCCAGCCTTGGCGTTTTTCCATATCCCGATTCCGGAATATCAGTACATGTGGGATACGCAGACCTGTTACGGCGTGAAGCATGAACCGGTGTGCTCCGCTCAAGTGAATTCGGGCCTGTTTGCGGCTATGCTGGAAATGGGGGACGTGATGGGCACCTTTTGCGGGCATGACCATGTGAATGATTTTCACGGGACGTACCACGGCATTCGCCTCTGTTACGGGCGTTCCAGCGGACACAGCACGTACGGACGTGACGGCATGCTGCGCGGGGCGCGGGTCATCAGGCTGCAGGAAGGGCAGCGCTCGTTTGATACATGGCTTCGTCTGGAAGACGGTTCGACGGTTGCAGAGCAGCCCGAACATGCTCCGGAAACGGCCGCAGGGCAGCAGCAAGCGTAA
- a CDS encoding glycoside hydrolase family 43 protein, with protein sequence MSEFSLEQIHLRDPYILTVPSRKKYYLYGSIGKNVWNGPAIGFDVYESEDLVHWQGPIPCFRPAPDFWSDHHYWAPEVHEWDGRYYMFASFKAEGIPRVTGVLVADQPEGPFEIWAETLTPPEWECLDGTLHVDGQGDPWMIFCREWVQVEDGEMYAVRLKPDLSAAIGEPVLLFRASEAPWSVGSGDEGRRHVTDGPFLYRMQNDELVMMWSTMGEAGYTMGIARSLSGRPEGPWKQDETPLFAKDGGHGMLFRTLDGKLCLTIHTPNEHPKERPAIFRIAEQNGKFSLIDKLG encoded by the coding sequence TTGAGCGAGTTTAGCTTGGAGCAGATTCATTTGCGTGATCCTTACATATTGACGGTACCGTCCCGAAAGAAATACTACCTGTACGGTTCGATCGGAAAAAACGTATGGAACGGTCCGGCCATCGGTTTTGATGTTTACGAGAGCGAGGATCTTGTCCATTGGCAGGGACCGATTCCGTGTTTTCGTCCGGCACCGGACTTTTGGTCCGATCATCACTATTGGGCACCCGAAGTCCATGAATGGGATGGACGGTATTACATGTTCGCCAGCTTCAAGGCCGAGGGCATACCGCGGGTAACCGGGGTGCTGGTTGCGGATCAGCCGGAAGGCCCGTTTGAAATATGGGCGGAAACGCTGACCCCGCCGGAATGGGAGTGCCTGGACGGCACGCTGCATGTGGATGGACAGGGCGACCCGTGGATGATCTTTTGCCGGGAGTGGGTTCAGGTTGAAGACGGGGAGATGTATGCGGTCCGTCTGAAGCCAGACCTGTCGGCAGCGATCGGTGAACCGGTTCTGTTGTTCCGGGCTTCCGAAGCCCCATGGTCGGTGGGCAGTGGGGACGAAGGCCGCCGTCATGTGACGGACGGACCTTTTTTGTACCGGATGCAAAACGACGAGCTTGTCATGATGTGGTCCACCATGGGGGAGGCCGGATATACGATGGGCATTGCGCGTTCATTATCGGGGCGGCCCGAGGGGCCGTGGAAGCAGGACGAGACGCCGCTGTTTGCCAAAGATGGCGGACATGGCATGTTGTTTCGCACGCTGGACGGCAAACTCTGCCTGACCATTCATACGCCCAACGAACATCCGAAGGAACGCCCGGCCATATTCCGCATTGCGGAGCAAAACGGGAAATTCAGCCTCATAGACAAGTTGGGTTGA